In the Populus nigra chromosome 2, ddPopNigr1.1, whole genome shotgun sequence genome, TGGCCAAGATTTATATTGAGGGTTGACCATAACATGTGTAACTACCTAACTTCAGGAAAAAGGACAAGGCTTGCAGTCTTGAGTAGTTCCCTCAAAGTTTGGATTCTTTTGAAGGTATGCTCCATCAGGGATTActtttctatatttcttttcCGAAACTTTCACAAGAGTGAGATCTGTGGGTATTCTGCACTTTGAAAACTTTCAGCAGTTCCTGCACACTATTGAAAATTTTGCACTGACCATTTGCTTGGCTTTAAAATGAGTTTCTGCTTGCGTTGTAGCATTGTTTACAATAGACAACATGCATTCGGCCTCTGGTTTCATCTCTTAATTTAGGAAATGGGGCTATCTTCAACTTCCTCACGAAATTGAACTGTTTGAAGGAGATGGACATATATGTCTGATCAATACAACCATATCAAATCTCATAAATTATGGTGTTAAAAGAGGCCATGGCCAAGCTATATCTTAACATTAACCAGGATACAGTGGAATGAAAGAACTCTTTCTTCATCAAGTTCTGTTTTGGGGTTTCAAATGTAATTTGTAATACACTTTGGCAAGTGTAATGAATAGCTTATTTGTCTGCGGAAAAACTAACGTACTGATTGAATGCAGGATGGAACTTCTCAAAGTGTAAAGTCactggttttgaattttttttttttttcacaaatgtTTACCAGTTTTGTTGTAGACTATGAGTAAATGCACCTCAGAGGTTAATCTTTGCAAATAACGTAAAAATCCTGAATGCTAATGCCAACTTGTCAGGTTGCTAGAGGTTTTACTAGAGGAGCATTTGAGGTGAAGCAATTTACAGAtgacaaaacaaacaaagatcaGCAACAGGTTGCTATATCAGTGCTCCGGCAAGCAGAGGCAAGAGCTAAAAAATCTGGAGGGAAAGTAACACTTGTTCCTGTGAAAAAAGGAAAGGCTGGTCGCAAATGAGATTCCTTCCCATCGGACTTTCCATTCTGTACTAACATGCAATTCTTTGTATAATGTAGAGAGGAGGGGGGGAAGCATATTTTATGCTAGCATTTTGGTGCCCTTCTTGGCTGATGGTGGACATAATACGTTTAAAAGGGTAATTCCTAGCCGATTCCAATCTGCCTTTCATTTTACTACTGAATTCCAACCATTTTTGTTCAAAGAACACATCTTTCTCTCTTGTATTTCATGTATTATTAACCAAAGAAATTCGGAAGCTAGTATTGTTTTGTTTCCATCCACCGAATAAAGGCATCCCCTGTTCACTAACAGCTAATGCTCAGAGACAATGCATCTTGGCATGCCCCCCTTTGCCTCCCCAATGGGGACAATGACACAACAGGACATCAACAActaatagagaaaaaataattatcctcCATGATTTCTCCATAAAATTCTACGTTCTTGGAAGCAAGATCATATGACCTAGGTATGTAAATGCCTCGTGTCTAAACACTCAAGGCCACATAAGCACCAGTCCATGTAATAACACACAACCATACATAATACTCACTCTCCTAAGCTTTTTTTGGTTATACTTTCATTTCTTCTTACATTTACTCATTTAAACATCGAAGGAGGTGATCAGCCCAAACACTTCAATCCGAGACAAGACAGCCGTGAAAAGGCCAAAATTAATCGGAAttctttacaatttcatcaaCTTTGATTCATAACTTGTTGGGAGAccataaaagtattttatcatATTCCAATCGGGCATGCAGTTTCAAATAAAGCAATGATTGAGTTGAGTCCTGCATCGACAAATGCAAGGGTTTATctgaatattttcttctttttcgaAACTTTTGGATCAGTGCTGTCctcaatttattatttcttgcATGCCGCACATCCTAGTTCAGAAGCCATTGAAGCAAATAAATTTGTTAGGTTCGATTCCCCAAGCAATATTTGATATGAATCTGGTCTCTTCTGGATCTAAGATTTTGAGTTTCCAAAAATTATCAATCAGCAAACATAAGATCAGCTAGAGCTACAAGAAATGACACCCACTAACATGTAGTAATGGAAAAACTCACATTTAAAACCACATTACCTTCCAGATTCTTGTCTCTACTTGAATTGCCACAAAAAACACTGAATTACTCACATTTAAAACCACATTACCTTCCAGATTCTTGTCTCTACTTGAATTGCCACAAAAACACTGaattgaaatatatcattaCATGACTATCGGATGTCTGAGAAGTGTAAATTTCAAaatgttaaaatgtttttcacttagatatacatcaaaataatatatttttttattttttaaatttaattttcatatcaatacgatctaaaaacacaaaaaaaaaaaattgaaaaaaaaaaatgaagattcgATGAAATGCAGCTTTAATCTCAATTCCAAACATGTCTACAAGTGGGATTCTAACCATTCTCTaatagcaaaaaataaatagcaaataTCATCTTTGACAAGCTTCAATCTCAATTCCAAACATGTCTACAAGTAGGATTCTAACCATTCTCTaatagcaaaaaataaatagcatatATTATCTTTGACAAGGTGAGAAAGGCACAGCATGATTGTTCACAAAGAGTGgaatgaaacaaaaacaagtaACGAGACACAGATGATACTACTAGCTGATATTGTTCTACATTCTACAAATCTCATAAAGTGCCAGAACTATAAATAAGTTTTGGAGTTCCTCGAAGCAGCAAAGATGATGCTAAAAGTACAAGTGGATATACCAACAATTAACTGGCAGCAGCACTGCAAGTGTTAACACCATCTTTGCAATCGTTTGTGAGATCATTGAAAGTCTCGATCTGCTTTTTTCCTCTCAAGAAGACTTCTGTGTCAACAGAAATCCTCATATAACCATCAAATTCAACTGGAACACCTTTGTTAAGGGCCTTCGTCTCCGAATACCACTCGCTGTTCTCGTCCCAGAGATCTTTATACTCGTCGAGAAAATGGGTAGTATACTTGTCCTTTAAAGGGTCAAAGAAGGATGTGTCAGGTTCATTTGTCGCAATGTAGACGTGCCTCCCCTCTTCAAGTTTGTTCGCCAAGGTTGAGAGAAGCGCGTTGGGAGAGGTATCCGCTGCAAGATTAGGCCACAGCTCCTTGTTCCTTGCCTTATCCCCTCTCTCAATATGAACAGCATCATAATCCCAGTTCAATTTCGAGGCAATTGTACTCACAATATCCATCAACCTCCTTGATTTCCATATCAGATGCCACGGCCTTTGAATGACAGCCTCGGTCTCTCCTTCACACACTCTGTACCAGTAATTATCAGGTTCAACAGATCCAAACTTCCTCATAATCAAAGTATCTTTTACACTTGTAAGCTTCATAGGCGTGACCCTGACATCCTCGACGAGATGAAGACTCAACCGGTCTTTTTTATGCCATTTATCCCAATCATCCCAAAACTGAGAGTGGTCCAAAACCGATGCAGCTTCCCTCAAatgctcaaaatcaaaataaaacctaaaatctTTTGCTTCCTCATCCTGATTTGAAGAAGAGTACATCCAATTCAAACAAAGAGACAGATCCATAACCAGTGTCCGATTCAGATACTGTGCTTCACCCAAAGCACACAAGAAACTCCACAGGTAATGATTCATACTCTTACATCTATCACCTCCACCATTATAAAGCAAATACTTCCCGCGACTAAACGAATTCTCCGACTCAACCACCGGAAGCGCGTCATTCACAGTCTCCCCAACAACAGGCAACAAGGGCTGTCCCGCTTCTTGTTTCCCTGGTGTTTTCTCAAACCCAGgtttctgattcttcttcttcttcctagCATTCACACCCGAATGATAGTCCCCAATCCCCACAACACTAAGCGTACAATTCTCCGACCTAGCTATAACAAATCGCCTATAATCCTTATAAAAAGCAGCAGTTTTGCCTTCCTTGGGCCTAAACCTCCAGCCCATATCACAAGTAGAATCATTAGACCCAGAAACAGGCTTCCCAAACCGATAAAAATGTATATCCTTGAACTCCTCAATCACCCTTTTCATCAACATATGAAACAATTCAGGATCCCTACAGTCCAAGGGACCTTCACAGGTCTCCGACGCCGTCGTAGCGGCACCATCAGGATTAACATTACCATCATCAGCATTAACACTAGCAATGCTGGAGGTGGTGTCAACATCAGTAATgttgatgaaattggaaaaagcAGTCTGATTTGAGGCCATGAAATCCTCCCCAGTTCTGACAACAGTGTCGTCAGATTTGAAGGTGGCATTGGAATTGGAAGTGAGGAAACTAGTGATCTTTGTAGAAGGGTGAAACAGAGGGTCCTCAGGCTCGTAAGTAGCAGCGATGATGGTGAAAATGAGAACCCCGACAACAAAGAAAGTGAAGCAGAGATTTCCTATCATGGCTAAAGCATTTTGTCCTATGTTTTCTGGTCTGAAGCTTCCACTTCTTGATAACGTCGACCgacccaacattttttttttccctgttttttaactaaaaataatctaaCAGCTAGGTGTTTGctactagtagtagtagtagtagacgaagaagaagaaatggagagTGAAAAAAGACAGATGGGGGCGTAGATCTACAAAATCAAAGCaatgtgaagaagaagaagaagaagaagaaggaaagtgAGATCTAAATCTAAatctaaatataataataaactcACCCCAATGATTTTTTATGGAGCTTAGGAGGTGTTTgcgatatttttgttttttaaaataattttttaaaaaataatatttttttattttttaaaatttattttttatattcatgtattaaaatgattttaaaaaattaatttaaaataaaaaaaatcaataaaatttactcCCAAacggtaaataaataaatttaaagcaggagattattttttcttaagaaagaaataaattaaccaTTTAAAAGAAGTAGTGGGGGTGATGGAAAAGTCGTCTTATCGTATCAGCCTATGATGTTTCCACGTGGATCATCGATTGATGGACCGTTTTGAGTCTTCAgaagtttattatttatttatttatttatttgtacatCTACACGAGCATAGAGTggagagagaagaagacaaCCACCGACAATGGCAAAGCTGTAAAACCACCCCATTTCTAAGGTTTTTCTCTCCcgtctttaattaatttaaaaattgtatTCTCTACTTGTAtatcatattttaattcaaaaaataaatgaatccttttaattatcataccaatgttttttttatatatatcataaatagGATCCTATCATTTACAATTAATTGTTAAGACCATCaagcaattaaaattattatgtgaTAGTTAGGGAAACAATAAAGTTATACTACCTCGTACAAAATCAAATTACACTCACCTCCTTTTGAAAGATtccaaggacaaaaaaaaaaaaagtgttaaagCAACCTTTTGGTATTGTGtttcaatcaaatttaatttttttaaaaaaattatttttttcatatttttagattattttgactgatataaaaattaaatttttaaaaaataataataaaaatattattttcatgtattttcaagtaaaaaatactttaaaatcaaCCACTATTACACTTTCAaacattttctaaaaatataaaaaacttaccGGCAATAAAACTATGGGGATATGATAATTAgatatgataattatttttttttatgctgatACCTCGATggaattctaaattaattttgaatataataaaaaatctattaatgTTATAGATATGTTTTtcgtgtttatttttaattaagacacacaaatatatatatatatatatatatataacccttattttttattttttatttttattttatctttgataTTATTCCTTTTTCTCAAGAacaaataaatcttatttttataaatacatcatacaaatacaatttatttatataaaatatataaaaggagaaaaaatatagataaactacaacaatttctttgaaatattataaaatttttaaaaaatataactattattttaaaaaaatatgaacttaacaattcaaaaaaaaaaaaaaggttgatacAATCTAACTATCCCAACCTATAAAAACGATTTTGAGTGCTTAAACtgacataatttttaataattgagtgtttaatttttaattctgtTCAATAtgtatatttgatcttcatttttttttctcacaataAAGTGTTTAAGTGAATATATGTTAACCAATATTAATGTGTTCATCACatctaatataatatttagaGCTAACATCATGACAACAAGTTAATGttaggaaaatgtttttttctataataataataataataattttctaattcTCAACTAGGTtatgaacagtttttttttttttctctcatttacAGGTTGTCCTGTCAACAGAAAAGAAGGGCCCAATCTCTGCTCTTTGTGATCCTCAACGTGTATTGAGCAATGCAAGCAATCGTCTCCTAGAAAGAAAGACTTCACAACTCACCTCAGGTTTTTTGGCTAAGCTTTAAGCCAAGCACACAACTTGATCCGTAAAAAGCCTTCATGTTACTGCCCTTGCAAAATCACACAGCTTGCAACTGCAGAGTTTCTAATTTAAAGCCCTGCCACAACTATTTTGCTAACAAAGTATTGGATCAGCAGTACTTTGTGCTACATCTCCTAAATGATCATTGAGAGGAAATGTACATGAAACATCGAAAGAAAGAGATTTTCATATATACATGATCTTGCTCGCGATATACAACACACTGTTGAGGTCACAATTTCACTTCAAAATAGTAGCTCAGCCTAGTCAATTCTAACTCACTGTATTACTCTGTTCATTCCAACTTTCTTCTATGGCGATACAAGATGGGCACAACAGTTTTAACTGGCCAAACTAAATACAGATTCAGATTAAAACTCTGACCTGTGTTACTTTCAAATTTCCGATTTGAACCAATTTATTTAGATGGAATCTTTGAAGGTGTGCATGATGCGGCCCTATGCTGGATGCTGTTCATGCTGAGCTCCATACTTCTTTGAACCATGTCTTGTAGCAACCTCTTGGCAGTTTCAGCAGCTTTATCTGAGCCATCAACTCGTGTAGCAATGTTGTAGACAATTCTCTCCAACACTGACGATGACAATCTCTTCTCCTGAGGTGTATCTCTGAGCAAGTCTAAAAGAGTACGAGCTCTATCTTGAGCTTTAGAGGTACCCTCCACTGTCAGTCGCAGAAGACCTGGGATTGCACCCTCTTTAAGAATTAGTTCCCGATACTTTTCTCGGCAGCTCTGGCACAAAGAGAGCAAAGCTCCAACAGCATGTTCTGTACTAACAAGTGATCCATCTTCAACAGTTTCTACTAACGTTAAAATCCCGCCATCTGAGTCTGTGATGGCAATTCGTCCTTCTTCAGAGTTTGAGAGGATTTCAAGCAGGGCTGTAGCTTTCTCGGCAAACTTGGAATATTTCTTGCATTCTTTGAGGAGGTTGATGAGAGGGGAAACCGCTTTACCATCCACAATAGGATATATATTCTCAGCGCAGGACGAGAGGTTGTGTAGGACTGTGACAGCATCAACTTTCCCTTGAACACTCCCAGAGCTGAGGATCTGAACCAGAAGGGGTGCAGCTCCAGAAGCTGCAATGATTGGTTTGTTAGGTTCAGCAGCCGACAGTGTCAAAATGGAAGCAGCAGCTAATTCCCTTAAACTACCATTCTGCAACTTGAGAAGTTCCACAAGCGGGGGGACAGCACCAGCTGTCACTATCTTCACCTTATTTCT is a window encoding:
- the LOC133681412 gene encoding U-box domain-containing protein 15; translated protein: MGEEEEEEETTVKVSSNQEEEAWNLRKQTQIVELSERLMSGDLKTQIEAARDIRKLVRKSSAKTRTKLAAAGVIQPLIFMLLSPNSDARHASLLALLNLAVRNERNKVKIVTAGAVPPLVELLKLQNGSLRELAAASILTLSAAEPNKPIIAASGAAPLLVQILSSGSVQGKVDAVTVLHNLSSCAENIYPIVDGKAVSPLINLLKECKKYSKFAEKATALLEILSNSEEGRIAITDSDGGILTLVETVEDGSLVSTEHAVGALLSLCQSCREKYRELILKEGAIPGLLRLTVEGTSKAQDRARTLLDLLRDTPQEKRLSSSVLERIVYNIATRVDGSDKAAETAKRLLQDMVQRSMELSMNSIQHRAASCTPSKIPSK
- the LOC133682171 gene encoding uncharacterized protein LOC133682171; its protein translation is MLGRSTLSRSGSFRPENIGQNALAMIGNLCFTFFVVGVLIFTIIAATYEPEDPLFHPSTKITSFLTSNSNATFKSDDTVVRTGEDFMASNQTAFSNFINITDVDTTSSIASVNADDGNVNPDGAATTASETCEGPLDCRDPELFHMLMKRVIEEFKDIHFYRFGKPVSGSNDSTCDMGWRFRPKEGKTAAFYKDYRRFVIARSENCTLSVVGIGDYHSGVNARKKKKNQKPGFEKTPGKQEAGQPLLPVVGETVNDALPVVESENSFSRGKYLLYNGGGDRCKSMNHYLWSFLCALGEAQYLNRTLVMDLSLCLNWMYSSSNQDEEAKDFRFYFDFEHLREAASVLDHSQFWDDWDKWHKKDRLSLHLVEDVRVTPMKLTSVKDTLIMRKFGSVEPDNYWYRVCEGETEAVIQRPWHLIWKSRRLMDIVSTIASKLNWDYDAVHIERGDKARNKELWPNLAADTSPNALLSTLANKLEEGRHVYIATNEPDTSFFDPLKDKYTTHFLDEYKDLWDENSEWYSETKALNKGVPVEFDGYMRISVDTEVFLRGKKQIETFNDLTNDCKDGVNTCSAAAS